The proteins below come from a single Polynucleobacter sp. MWH-UH23A genomic window:
- a CDS encoding 50S ribosomal protein L25/general stress protein Ctc — MKVVAFERSVQGTGASRRLRNSGKTPGIVYGSKEPALVIELDHNALFHALRKEAFHSSILDLEISGKTQKVLLRDYQMHPFKPLVLHIDFQRVSATEKVHMRVPLHFTNAETSAAVKLQGAVVSHILNDIEVSCLPADLPEFIEVDLSKIEVGHSIHAKDITLPKGVSLVLHVEQENPVIANARIPAVKAAETEEAAPAAAAAPAAAPAADAKDKA; from the coding sequence ATGAAAGTTGTCGCCTTTGAAAGAAGCGTACAGGGAACGGGTGCGAGCCGCCGTCTGCGCAATTCTGGAAAAACTCCAGGAATCGTTTACGGAAGCAAAGAACCAGCCTTGGTTATCGAGTTAGATCACAACGCTTTATTCCATGCTCTCCGCAAAGAAGCATTTCACTCATCTATCCTGGATTTGGAAATTTCTGGCAAAACACAAAAGGTGTTGTTGCGTGATTACCAAATGCATCCATTTAAGCCATTGGTTTTGCATATTGACTTCCAGCGCGTTTCCGCGACTGAGAAAGTTCACATGCGCGTTCCATTGCACTTCACTAACGCTGAAACTTCAGCTGCTGTGAAATTGCAAGGCGCTGTTGTAAGCCACATCCTCAATGACATCGAAGTTTCTTGCTTACCAGCAGACTTGCCAGAATTCATTGAAGTGGACTTAAGCAAGATTGAAGTAGGTCACTCAATTCATGCGAAAGACATTACTTTGCCAAAAGGCGTTTCATTGGTATTGCACGTTGAGCAAGAAAACCCAGTGATCGCAAACGCACGTATTCCAGCCGTTAAAGCCGCTGAGACTGAAGAAGCTGCTCCAGCAGCTGCCGCAGCTCCAGCAGCCGCGCCTGCTGCTGATGCCAAGGACAAAGCTTAA
- the mutM gene encoding bifunctional DNA-formamidopyrimidine glycosylase/DNA-(apurinic or apyrimidinic site) lyase, protein MPELPEVEVTRLGIAPHLQGQAVSAVQILDGRLRWPVPKNLSKLLLGQKVKDIQRRGKYLLIEFATGHLLIHLGMTGTLRVLPLKEPLKPHDRVILEFGRLSLRLHDPRKFGAVLWHPVSKGPIEKNLLLQKLGVEPFSQEFEGELGAELLYQSSRNHSVAVKQFLLAGQVVVGVGNIYCSESLFKAGIHPAKPAGKLTRPQCSRLAEAVRFILKKAIAAGGSSLKDFVNSDGDPGHFMVQTKVYDRKDQPCKVCKTPIKQIVQGQRSTYFCPTCQKR, encoded by the coding sequence ATGCCAGAACTTCCAGAAGTAGAAGTCACCAGATTGGGTATTGCCCCGCATCTTCAGGGACAAGCCGTTTCCGCCGTCCAGATATTGGATGGGCGTTTACGTTGGCCCGTCCCTAAAAATCTATCCAAGCTATTGCTTGGGCAAAAGGTGAAGGATATTCAGAGAAGAGGAAAGTACCTATTAATTGAGTTTGCCACTGGCCATTTATTGATTCACTTAGGTATGACGGGAACTTTAAGAGTACTTCCTCTTAAAGAGCCTTTGAAACCCCATGATCGTGTGATTTTGGAGTTTGGGCGTTTGAGCTTACGCCTACATGACCCAAGAAAATTCGGAGCGGTTTTATGGCATCCGGTATCAAAAGGGCCTATAGAGAAAAATCTGCTCTTGCAAAAACTAGGCGTTGAGCCTTTTTCTCAAGAGTTTGAGGGTGAGCTTGGCGCAGAGTTACTGTACCAATCTTCTCGAAATCATAGTGTCGCTGTAAAGCAATTTTTATTGGCAGGACAAGTGGTTGTTGGCGTCGGCAATATTTACTGTTCTGAAAGTTTGTTCAAGGCAGGAATTCATCCAGCAAAACCAGCGGGTAAATTAACGCGCCCTCAGTGCTCTCGATTGGCTGAAGCAGTTAGATTCATTTTGAAAAAAGCAATTGCCGCAGGTGGCAGTAGCCTGAAAGATTTTGTGAATAGCGATGGCGATCCTGGCCATTTCATGGTGCAAACCAAAGTCTATGATCGCAAAGATCAGCCATGCAAAGTGTGCAAAACACCGATTAAACAAATCGTGCAAGGGCAACGATCTACCTACTTCTGCCCTACATGTCAAAAACGTTAG
- the rapZ gene encoding RNase adapter RapZ produces MQINLITGISGSGKSVALRAFEDAGYDCVDNLPVSLLENLIDTLARENSERVAVAIDARRGQSIAELPSILDTLKRKHQVRVVFLNADTNTLVQRFSETRRRHPLSSDAEQSQSATLIEAIDKERNLLEPLRAQAHSIDTSNLPAHALRSWIQDLLKDKPVGLTVIFESFGFKKGVPSEADLVFDVRCLPNPHYDKVLRPLTGNDKPVKEFLEKIAEVVSMESDITQFIEKWLPHYIADGRSYLTVAIGCTGGQHRSVYLVNRISEHFRAKKDLIDLQLNFLDRHRELDSIPATKS; encoded by the coding sequence ATGCAAATCAATCTGATTACCGGAATCTCAGGCTCAGGTAAATCAGTTGCCCTGAGGGCATTCGAGGATGCTGGATACGATTGTGTCGATAACCTTCCTGTATCTTTATTGGAAAATCTGATTGACACCCTAGCACGAGAAAATAGTGAACGAGTTGCTGTAGCGATCGATGCGCGCCGTGGTCAATCTATTGCCGAACTCCCCTCAATTCTTGACACCCTAAAGCGCAAGCATCAAGTCAGGGTTGTATTTTTAAATGCTGATACCAACACCTTGGTACAGCGATTTTCAGAAACACGGCGTCGACATCCTTTATCAAGCGATGCCGAACAATCACAATCAGCCACTTTAATTGAGGCAATTGATAAAGAACGGAATCTACTTGAGCCCCTACGTGCGCAAGCCCACAGTATCGATACCAGCAATCTTCCTGCTCACGCCCTGCGCTCTTGGATTCAAGACCTCCTGAAAGATAAACCTGTTGGACTCACCGTTATTTTTGAATCCTTTGGTTTTAAAAAAGGTGTCCCCAGTGAAGCAGACCTTGTTTTTGATGTACGCTGCCTCCCCAATCCTCACTATGACAAAGTGCTCAGACCACTTACAGGTAACGACAAACCCGTTAAGGAGTTTTTAGAGAAAATTGCTGAGGTTGTGAGCATGGAAAGTGACATTACCCAATTTATTGAGAAATGGTTGCCCCATTACATCGCGGATGGACGTAGCTACTTAACAGTTGCCATAGGTTGCACTGGTGGGCAGCACCGCTCAGTCTATTTAGTCAACCGTATTAGCGAACATTTCCGAGCCAAAAAAGATCTGATCGATTTGCAGCTTAATTTTTTAGATCGTCATCGAGAACTAGACTCAATCCCTGCAACAAAATCTTAA
- a CDS encoding ribose-phosphate pyrophosphokinase, whose amino-acid sequence MSSTSSDLLTLFTGNANPILAQAVAKELKLPLGKAFVGRFSDGEIQVEIQENVRGKNVVVIQSTCAPTNDSLMELMIMIDALKRASASRITAVIPYFGYARQDRRPRSARVAISARIVANMLQSVAGIERVLTMDLHADQIQGFFDIPVDNIYASPVLLADLQAQKTHKDLIVVSPDIGGVVRARAMAKQLGTDLAIIDKRRPKANVSEVMHLIGEVEGRHCVIMDDIIDTGGTLCKAAEALKERGAKGVTAYCTHAVLSGGAVARIAASELDELVVTDTIPLTAEASKVSKIRQLSVAPLLAETLSRISKGDSVMSMFAE is encoded by the coding sequence ATGTCCTCCACCAGCTCAGATTTATTGACTTTATTTACAGGCAACGCAAATCCGATTTTGGCGCAGGCCGTAGCCAAAGAACTAAAGTTACCACTGGGCAAAGCTTTTGTTGGCCGTTTTTCTGACGGTGAAATTCAGGTTGAGATTCAAGAAAACGTACGCGGCAAAAATGTCGTGGTTATTCAATCAACCTGTGCCCCAACAAACGACAGCTTAATGGAGCTCATGATCATGATTGATGCGCTAAAGCGCGCATCTGCAAGTCGCATTACCGCTGTCATTCCCTATTTTGGATATGCCCGCCAAGACCGCCGCCCTCGCTCGGCTCGCGTGGCAATCTCCGCCCGCATCGTAGCGAATATGCTTCAGTCTGTTGCAGGTATTGAGCGCGTGCTCACTATGGACTTGCACGCCGACCAAATTCAGGGCTTCTTTGATATTCCTGTAGATAACATCTACGCCTCGCCTGTTTTATTAGCAGACTTGCAAGCGCAAAAAACACATAAGGATTTGATTGTTGTATCCCCTGACATTGGCGGCGTTGTTCGCGCTCGCGCCATGGCAAAACAACTAGGCACTGATTTAGCGATTATTGATAAGCGTCGTCCTAAAGCAAACGTTTCTGAAGTAATGCATTTAATCGGTGAAGTAGAGGGGCGTCACTGCGTAATCATGGATGACATCATCGATACAGGTGGCACACTTTGCAAAGCGGCCGAAGCGCTCAAAGAACGCGGCGCTAAGGGCGTAACTGCTTACTGTACTCATGCAGTTTTATCTGGTGGTGCGGTAGCGCGTATCGCTGCCTCCGAGTTGGATGAGCTAGTGGTAACTGACACCATCCCTCTGACAGCAGAGGCCTCAAAAGTCAGCAAAATTCGCCAATTGTCTGTAGCCCCATTGCTTGCCGAGACCCTGTCCCGCATCAGCAAGGGTGACTCAGTCATGTCTATGTTCGCCGAATAA
- a CDS encoding lipoprotein insertase outer membrane protein LolB, protein MSKLSFFSLVILTGGALLIGSARAQTDEAPTGQAVFEVLASEIALQRGEAGLAYNTYMEMARQYKDPRLAQRAMEIGIAGGSPELALQAAKVWDSLAPASDTKPKEVFITLLILNNRWSDAVKPAVSLLRQQTPAQQENTLVQLQALLGKAKNESEALRAFYEIASNAKLSPKNLSLLYTYAMSAEKVGRVDVMEKTLREILRKSPNDVNALNALGYSLADRNTKLQEAFALISKAHQLSPQDAFILDSLGWVNFRLGKNELALEQLQQAFRMKPEADIAAHTGEVLWSMGRKTEAEAMWQEGQKLDANNTTLQETLKRLKPDWLSPTQALKGSWDGRFAVKVTGLTEAQNQGGSGGFTLVQDNLKDTLEIRNPVGGAIAKITITPGEATLERDGQITSAIDADTLVQNTLGLPLPARGLSNWLRGETRPGSEASIERNNKGQVSEIRQDGWNLRYTWSDLNRLDKLTMTRSSNIGSIDIRLVFDQANE, encoded by the coding sequence ATGAGCAAATTATCATTTTTCTCCCTGGTGATCCTGACTGGCGGAGCTTTGCTAATCGGCTCAGCTCGAGCTCAAACGGATGAAGCGCCAACAGGGCAAGCAGTCTTTGAAGTTTTAGCCTCTGAGATAGCATTGCAACGGGGTGAGGCAGGCCTAGCCTATAACACCTATATGGAAATGGCTCGGCAATATAAAGATCCTCGCCTCGCTCAGCGAGCGATGGAGATTGGCATTGCAGGTGGTTCGCCTGAGCTTGCTTTACAAGCCGCCAAGGTTTGGGATAGCCTAGCGCCCGCTTCCGATACCAAACCCAAAGAAGTATTTATCACCCTTCTGATTCTGAATAATCGCTGGTCCGATGCGGTGAAACCGGCGGTTTCCTTGCTACGCCAACAAACACCTGCTCAGCAAGAAAACACGCTTGTGCAACTACAAGCATTGCTAGGCAAAGCCAAGAATGAGTCTGAAGCTTTGCGCGCTTTTTATGAGATCGCTTCGAATGCAAAACTAAGTCCCAAGAATTTAAGTTTGCTTTATACCTATGCCATGTCAGCCGAGAAAGTTGGTCGGGTTGATGTCATGGAAAAAACTTTGCGAGAAATTTTGCGCAAGAGCCCCAATGATGTGAATGCTCTTAATGCCCTTGGCTACTCTCTTGCTGATCGCAATACTAAATTACAGGAAGCATTTGCACTTATTAGTAAAGCGCATCAACTCTCCCCTCAAGATGCTTTTATCCTAGATAGTTTAGGTTGGGTAAATTTCCGTCTTGGCAAAAATGAGCTTGCACTAGAACAATTACAGCAAGCATTTCGGATGAAGCCCGAAGCAGATATAGCCGCACATACTGGTGAAGTTTTATGGTCCATGGGACGAAAAACTGAAGCAGAAGCCATGTGGCAAGAGGGTCAAAAATTAGACGCCAATAACACTACTCTTCAAGAAACTTTAAAACGCTTAAAGCCTGACTGGTTAAGCCCAACTCAAGCCCTAAAGGGCTCATGGGATGGACGTTTTGCCGTGAAGGTTACGGGCCTAACTGAGGCCCAAAATCAAGGGGGTTCTGGTGGCTTTACCTTAGTTCAAGACAATCTCAAAGATACTCTTGAGATTCGCAACCCTGTCGGTGGAGCAATTGCAAAAATTACGATTACTCCAGGAGAAGCCACCCTAGAACGAGATGGTCAAATCACTAGCGCGATTGACGCCGATACTCTGGTGCAAAACACTTTAGGGCTTCCCTTGCCAGCAAGAGGTTTATCGAATTGGCTAAGGGGAGAAACTCGTCCAGGTAGCGAAGCTAGCATAGAGAGAAATAACAAGGGGCAGGTAAGCGAAATTCGTCAAGATGGATGGAATTTACGCTACACCTGGAGCGATTTGAACCGTCTCGATAAGTTAACGATGACCAGAAGCTCAAACATCGGATCGATTGATATTCGTCTTGTTTTTGATCAAGCAAATGAGTGA
- the mutY gene encoding A/G-specific adenine glycosylase translates to MSKTLVDLFSQKLITWHSRYGRSGLPWQGIRDPYAVWVSEIMLQQTQVATVLERYPRFMKRFPTVKKLAAAHIDEVLAEWAGLGYYSRARNLHACAQQVVNEFNGKFPSDPALLEKLKGIGLSTAGAIAAFAFHVRAPILDANVKRILARLFAVEGALQNKLVNDGLWNLADKLLPKKPSDMPVYTQALMDFGATWCTSRKPVCLGNEQKCPFEKDCQANLSNQVLSFPHKTVKAKSPEFDCDMLLIRSGNSILLQKRPSKAIWGGLWSLPESAWVVKSDKKRKLPAFKNIFEEALPNENIASWQKACKGTTLGPQIKHVFTHRRLWMQIWEVAASRSLEPKGEDLRWVPIRQLGRYGLPQPIKILLQGLSLVLDDDLKN, encoded by the coding sequence ATGTCAAAAACGTTAGTTGATCTTTTTTCGCAGAAGTTAATTACTTGGCATTCTCGTTATGGCCGATCTGGTTTGCCGTGGCAAGGCATTCGAGACCCCTACGCTGTCTGGGTCTCAGAAATCATGCTACAGCAAACACAAGTGGCTACCGTATTAGAGCGTTACCCTCGTTTTATGAAACGTTTTCCAACAGTAAAAAAACTAGCTGCTGCGCATATAGATGAAGTGCTAGCGGAGTGGGCTGGCTTGGGGTATTACTCTCGCGCGCGAAATTTACATGCGTGTGCGCAGCAAGTAGTTAATGAGTTCAATGGAAAGTTTCCAAGTGATCCTGCTTTACTTGAAAAATTAAAGGGAATTGGTCTATCAACGGCAGGGGCTATTGCGGCATTTGCTTTTCATGTAAGAGCGCCAATTCTGGATGCTAACGTTAAACGAATATTGGCTCGTTTATTTGCAGTAGAAGGCGCATTACAAAATAAGCTTGTTAACGATGGCTTGTGGAATTTGGCAGATAAGTTATTGCCAAAGAAGCCTTCAGATATGCCTGTCTACACTCAGGCCTTAATGGATTTTGGTGCTACTTGGTGTACCTCTCGTAAGCCAGTTTGTCTTGGTAATGAGCAAAAGTGCCCCTTTGAAAAAGATTGCCAAGCGAATCTCAGCAATCAAGTACTCTCATTTCCACACAAGACAGTGAAAGCAAAGTCACCTGAGTTTGATTGCGATATGCTGCTGATTCGGTCCGGCAATTCCATCCTGTTACAAAAGCGTCCGAGCAAAGCCATTTGGGGCGGCTTATGGTCCTTGCCAGAATCAGCTTGGGTTGTAAAGTCTGATAAAAAAAGAAAACTACCAGCGTTCAAAAATATATTTGAAGAGGCTTTGCCAAATGAAAACATAGCCTCATGGCAGAAGGCTTGTAAAGGTACAACTCTAGGCCCTCAGATTAAACATGTCTTTACCCATAGACGATTGTGGATGCAGATTTGGGAGGTAGCTGCTTCTCGAAGTTTGGAGCCAAAAGGTGAAGACTTACGATGGGTGCCCATCAGGCAGTTGGGCCGCTATGGTTTGCCACAGCCTATTAAGATTTTGTTGCAGGGATTGAGTCTAGTTCTCGATGACGATCTAAAAAATTAA
- the ispE gene encoding 4-(cytidine 5'-diphospho)-2-C-methyl-D-erythritol kinase gives MSDAIHSELVLESPAKINLFLHIVGRRPDGYHLLQSAFQLIDWCDTITLKQISENEIRHANPIPGVLPEHDLVVRAAALLKDFCQIKAGVEIHLKKEIPMGAGLGGGSSDAATTLIGLNKLWGLGLDTNTLCKLGLQLGADVPFFIFGKNAFVEGIGEQLQEISLDQRDFLVIFPNQGIPTIRIFQDPQLTRDHGQITIDGFLASPWSNLSNDCQAVAMRICPEVKHALNWISQAIPGSEPRMSGSGSSVFAILDPKIERERLENLLQNLPKGWKGRVVRGLNKNPAYNLISSD, from the coding sequence ATGAGTGATGCCATTCACAGCGAGCTAGTACTGGAATCACCTGCCAAGATCAATCTGTTTTTACATATTGTGGGCCGCAGACCTGATGGATACCACCTACTGCAATCAGCTTTTCAGCTAATCGATTGGTGCGACACGATTACGCTCAAGCAAATTTCAGAAAATGAAATTCGTCATGCAAATCCAATCCCAGGTGTTCTGCCAGAGCATGATCTTGTAGTGCGTGCAGCCGCGCTCTTGAAAGATTTTTGTCAAATCAAGGCTGGGGTAGAAATTCACCTCAAAAAAGAAATTCCAATGGGCGCTGGTTTAGGCGGAGGGTCATCCGATGCAGCCACTACCTTAATTGGCTTAAATAAACTCTGGGGGCTTGGCCTCGATACCAATACACTCTGCAAACTTGGTCTCCAACTTGGGGCTGACGTTCCTTTCTTTATTTTTGGCAAAAATGCTTTTGTAGAAGGTATCGGGGAGCAATTACAAGAAATCAGCCTAGATCAGCGCGATTTTTTGGTGATCTTTCCCAATCAAGGCATCCCAACTATTCGCATCTTCCAAGACCCTCAATTGACCAGAGATCACGGTCAGATTACAATAGATGGCTTTCTTGCATCGCCATGGTCCAATCTTTCGAATGATTGCCAGGCAGTAGCGATGCGGATATGTCCTGAAGTGAAGCATGCTTTGAATTGGATTAGTCAGGCAATACCGGGTTCTGAGCCCCGTATGTCAGGCTCCGGAAGTAGCGTTTTTGCCATCTTAGACCCTAAGATTGAGCGCGAAAGACTGGAAAATCTTCTACAAAATCTTCCTAAAGGGTGGAAAGGTCGGGTTGTTCGGGGGCTAAACAAAAATCCCGCTTACAATTTGATTTCTTCAGATTGA
- the pth gene encoding aminoacyl-tRNA hydrolase produces MSKLIVGLGNPGDEHEEDRHNAGFWFVDALAKQLNARFETEKRFHGKVAKAKWEGEELYLLKPTTYMNLSGQAVGALCRFHKINAEDILVIQDELDLKPGTARLKLGGGTGGHNGLKDIQAHLGTPQYWRLRLGIGHPRDLAGDGHPMDVADYVLRRPQLAEQKLIDASIENGLQILPLFLKGDPQTAMMELHSKG; encoded by the coding sequence ATGAGCAAATTAATTGTTGGCCTTGGCAATCCTGGCGATGAACACGAAGAAGATCGGCACAACGCCGGCTTTTGGTTTGTCGACGCCCTCGCAAAACAATTAAATGCCCGCTTTGAAACTGAAAAACGCTTTCATGGAAAAGTGGCTAAAGCAAAATGGGAAGGGGAAGAGCTTTATCTTCTAAAGCCGACCACGTATATGAATTTGAGTGGGCAAGCGGTTGGCGCTTTGTGCCGTTTTCATAAAATCAATGCTGAAGATATTTTGGTGATTCAGGATGAGCTTGATTTAAAGCCTGGAACCGCTCGATTAAAACTAGGTGGTGGCACTGGCGGCCATAATGGCCTTAAAGATATCCAGGCACACCTTGGGACCCCTCAATATTGGCGTTTACGTCTGGGTATAGGTCATCCACGAGATTTGGCTGGCGATGGGCACCCAATGGATGTAGCTGACTATGTTCTGCGCAGACCTCAACTAGCCGAACAAAAACTCATTGATGCGAGCATTGAAAATGGTTTACAAATATTGCCGCTGTTTTTGAAGGGCGATCCCCAAACCGCCATGATGGAGCTTCACTCTAAAGGCTAG